The following proteins are encoded in a genomic region of Gossypium hirsutum isolate 1008001.06 chromosome D05, Gossypium_hirsutum_v2.1, whole genome shotgun sequence:
- the LOC107903216 gene encoding histidine-containing phosphotransfer protein 4 produces MERNPMRRQLASMRKSLFDQGYLDEQFMELEQLLDDANPNFVEEVVTLYYRDSARLILNLDRALERRPLDFSKLDGLMHQFKGSSSSIGAKKVKAESTLFREYCKSGNAEGCMRTFQQLKKEYATLRKKLETYFQLARQIGPMESANRPK; encoded by the exons ATGGAGAGAAACCCCATGCGTAGGCAGCTTGCAAGCATGAGGAAATCCCTGTTTGATCAG GGATATCTGGATGAACAATTCATGGAGTTGGAGCAACTCCTAGATGATGCCAACCCTAATTTTGTCGAAGAAGTTGTCACCTTATACTACCGCGATTCTGCCAGATTAATCCTCAACTTAGACCGCGCCCT GGAGCGGAGGCCTTTAGATTTTAGTAAGTTGGATGGGTTAATGCATCAGTTCAAAGGAAGCAGTTCAAG CATTGGAGCCAAAAAGGTGAAAGCTGAGAGCACATTGTTTAGGGAATATTGCAAGTCTGGAAATGCAGAAGG ATGCATGAGGACTTTCCAGCAACTGAAGAAAGAATATGCAACATTGAGAAAGAAGCTTGAAACTTACTTTCAG CTGGCAAGACAAATTGGACCAATGGAGAGTGCAAATCGCCCCAAGTAG